A portion of the Dehalococcoidia bacterium genome contains these proteins:
- the ftsY gene encoding signal recognition particle-docking protein FtsY: MFGLFRREKAHSAVQKARQGWFGRLVGLFRRPTLDPSFWDEVEETLLGADVGVSATQRLLTAVRQRLGQEKDPSPATALRLLREEMLAILRSPGPPPSLPPGGTAPRPWVLMVVGVNGVGKTTSIAKLAHFFQQQGRTVLLGAGDTFRAAGIEQLAVWGGRLGCPVVAHQQGADPGAVAYDAYQAAKARGMDILILDTAGRLHTKTPLMEELRKVRRVLQRLDPSAPHLTLLVLDATTGQNALQQARVFTEMVAVNGILLAKLDGTARGGIVLAICQELGLPILFIGTGEGVDDLTPFDPEGFLDALLAPLESGV; the protein is encoded by the coding sequence GTGTTCGGACTGTTCCGGCGGGAGAAGGCCCACAGCGCCGTCCAAAAGGCACGCCAGGGCTGGTTTGGGCGGCTGGTGGGCCTTTTTCGTCGCCCCACCCTTGACCCCTCCTTCTGGGACGAGGTAGAGGAGACCCTGCTGGGTGCCGATGTGGGGGTGTCGGCCACCCAACGCCTTCTGACGGCCGTGCGCCAGCGCCTCGGCCAGGAGAAAGACCCCTCCCCCGCTACAGCCTTACGCCTCCTCCGCGAGGAGATGTTGGCCATTCTGCGCTCCCCAGGCCCACCTCCATCGCTTCCTCCCGGGGGAACGGCCCCCCGCCCCTGGGTGCTGATGGTGGTGGGCGTCAACGGCGTGGGCAAGACCACCAGCATCGCCAAACTGGCCCACTTCTTCCAACAGCAGGGGCGCACCGTGCTGCTGGGGGCAGGGGACACCTTCCGCGCGGCGGGGATTGAGCAATTAGCGGTGTGGGGAGGACGCTTGGGGTGCCCCGTGGTGGCCCACCAGCAGGGAGCCGACCCGGGGGCCGTGGCCTACGATGCCTACCAGGCCGCCAAGGCGCGCGGAATGGACATCCTGATACTGGACACCGCTGGGCGTCTGCACACCAAGACGCCCCTCATGGAGGAACTGCGCAAGGTGCGCCGTGTCCTGCAGCGCCTTGACCCGTCCGCCCCCCACCTGACCCTGCTGGTGCTGGACGCCACCACCGGCCAGAATGCCCTTCAGCAGGCGCGCGTGTTCACCGAGATGGTGGCGGTGAACGGCATCCTGCTGGCCAAACTGGACGGCACCGCCCGCGGGGGCATTGTGTTGGCCATCTGCCAGGAACTGGGCTTACCTATCCTTTTCATCGGCACCGGCGAAGGGGTGGACGACCTCACCCCCTTTGACCCCGAGGGATTTCTGGACGCCC